The following are encoded together in the Mesoplasma sp. JKS002658 genome:
- a CDS encoding ABC transporter substrate-binding protein, giving the protein MLKKLLIMILSLIVLITIPINVLACGPVTTQKLLNRKVDTNIFKTYYSASPTTWNPVATMQTNDILLLANLHDTLLENNRDGDLIPDLLTDIGSLSDDSTTYSFTFRDDAAFFDELGTKVKAIDGKDFLNTAMYVLNPMNVSQVISTWTSVVLNAQTVSDIYQLDHEQNQNKSAYDVSNNPQALMLLEEAIIIDEDNPKTVSLKLAQPTPYFRSYLTSFAFSPTPTKALFASYNYGIKAKEVWTTGPYLIKSYQTSYLLKLVKNPAYFAVNQVFINQIWFQFLANLDIARPRLLFETGDYSEVWLQPSDHYGWKKYVGTDFNHPKFSGLTNILNPTLGTRYLSFNFFNTETALDNEKYQGRNNIKYQQGVESNFALSLDSVRTLIAFAMNRSLFVRYFSEPFDNGLPYSKFLRNTFNPGGHLKGNDGLDYQDYLQDAYNQLFNSTAVSLVDGQEIFYQNSQLLSPSGNEIITDVTARSLLAQAKPFEALIQQVRSDLTGSGYEKGVSLTMLMSGVYNSTWNIYLQDMIDTFNVITNNLVKINAKRTMNDSDYQASQLQGNFSMFLTGWGPGFLDPLAFLRTYIIQGDMANYFGLSRIINQVNFNKQNQTSLDQLVINSNYLNSFFDQSYAYKLLAHFVDYTNQVNAADQIADSAQKTIRYQQFATAEANLLYSYKLLMPFYVPDGTTKTLLTYIDESTRSHVGFGNSDKRYVGVKMLHSLKEVKINLLSVIEVNIVLNNKEN; this is encoded by the coding sequence GTGTTAAAAAAACTACTTATCATGATTTTAAGTTTAATCGTGCTTATCACCATTCCGATTAACGTGCTTGCTTGTGGGCCTGTTACTACCCAAAAATTATTAAATCGCAAGGTTGACACCAATATCTTTAAAACCTATTATTCTGCTTCTCCTACTACGTGAAATCCAGTAGCTACAATGCAAACTAATGATATTCTTTTACTTGCCAACCTTCACGACACTTTATTAGAAAACAATCGGGATGGTGATTTAATTCCTGATTTGTTAACTGATATAGGAAGTTTAAGTGATGATAGTACCACTTATTCTTTTACCTTTCGTGATGATGCGGCATTCTTTGACGAGTTAGGAACAAAAGTTAAGGCTATTGATGGTAAAGATTTTTTAAATACGGCAATGTATGTATTGAACCCAATGAATGTTTCTCAAGTGATAAGTACGTGAACCTCTGTGGTTCTTAATGCTCAAACAGTGAGTGATATTTATCAACTTGACCACGAACAAAACCAAAATAAAAGTGCTTATGATGTAAGTAATAATCCGCAAGCTTTAATGTTGTTGGAGGAAGCGATTATTATTGATGAAGATAATCCTAAAACTGTTAGTTTAAAATTAGCGCAACCAACCCCCTACTTTCGCTCTTATTTAACTTCGTTTGCTTTTTCGCCCACGCCAACCAAAGCATTATTTGCAAGTTATAATTATGGAATTAAAGCTAAAGAAGTTTGAACGACTGGACCTTATTTAATTAAAAGTTATCAAACATCTTATTTATTGAAACTGGTGAAAAATCCTGCTTATTTTGCTGTTAATCAAGTTTTTATTAATCAAATATGATTTCAGTTCTTAGCAAACCTTGATATTGCTCGTCCGCGTTTATTGTTTGAAACTGGTGATTATAGTGAAGTGTGGTTACAACCAAGTGATCATTATGGGTGAAAGAAGTATGTGGGAACAGATTTTAATCATCCTAAATTTAGTGGTTTGACCAACATCTTAAACCCAACTTTAGGAACTAGATACTTGTCGTTTAACTTTTTTAACACCGAAACCGCGCTTGATAACGAGAAATATCAAGGAAGAAATAACATTAAATACCAACAAGGAGTGGAATCGAATTTTGCTTTGAGTTTGGATTCGGTACGGACTTTAATTGCTTTTGCGATGAACCGTAGTCTTTTTGTTCGTTATTTTTCAGAACCTTTTGATAATGGATTACCTTATTCAAAATTTTTAAGAAACACTTTTAATCCCGGGGGTCATTTAAAAGGAAATGATGGACTAGATTATCAAGATTATTTACAAGATGCATACAACCAGTTGTTTAACAGCACCGCGGTTTCTTTAGTTGATGGTCAAGAAATTTTTTATCAAAACTCACAATTATTATCGCCAAGTGGTAATGAAATCATCACTGATGTTACTGCTAGAAGTCTTTTAGCACAAGCAAAACCCTTTGAAGCGTTGATTCAACAAGTACGAAGTGATTTGACTGGGTCTGGTTATGAGAAAGGAGTTAGTTTAACGATGTTGATGAGTGGAGTTTACAACTCGACTTGAAATATTTATCTTCAAGATATGATTGATACTTTTAACGTTATCACAAACAATCTAGTTAAAATTAATGCCAAAAGAACAATGAATGATTCTGATTATCAAGCAAGTCAATTGCAGGGAAACTTTAGTATGTTTCTAACAGGATGAGGACCAGGTTTTCTTGATCCGTTAGCTTTTTTAAGAACTTATATAATTCAAGGTGATATGGCGAACTATTTTGGTTTGAGTCGAATTATTAATCAAGTTAATTTTAATAAGCAAAACCAAACCAGTCTTGACCAATTGGTGATTAATTCTAATTATTTAAATAGTTTTTTCGATCAAAGTTATGCTTATAAACTATTAGCACATTTTGTAGATTACACCAATCAGGTTAATGCTGCTGATCAAATTGCTGATTCTGCGCAAAAAACCATAAGATATCAACAGTTTGCCACAGCAGAAGCCAATCTTTTATACAGTTATAAATTATTGATGCCTTTTTATGTTCCTGATGGAACTACAAAAACTCTGCTAACTTATATTGACGAATCTACCCGTAGTCATGTTGGTTTTGGCAATAGTGATAAACGTTATGTCGGGGTAAAAATGTTGCATAGTCTAAAAGAAGTGAAGATAAATTTGTTGTCAGTTATTGAAGTCAATATTGTTTTAAATAATAAAGAAAATTAA
- a CDS encoding ribonuclease J, with product MAEIKFMALGGQDERGKNLFVVQVDEDLFVFDCGIKYPEKGILGVDVVIPNFDFLINNAQHVKGIFLSNSASYNAGAVQFLLKDLDVPIYCNEITQTILRIKLERSVLKNKTANFKIIDDKQIIDFGKNKLETFRLTASSPKSLGFALHTSEGVIVYAGDYIIDGQETSYFSTDFNHLNKIADQKVLALIADTEFASRMSYTVPNHKIERYIASSFKEKKIRIAIGIFEEDIFKLGEIVSQAKLNNRKIAIYGRTMATILQNDMIHDDFKITNDDLMSVEDYMNSDDGVLIISGTGDVLYSKLAKIAMGNDSVIELSEKDLVILATPPAAGVEKRHAEILDELARTDAKLIALSDKNIWSMHASYEDVKMLNNLFHPKYFIPVKGLYKEFLKGEAAAVEAGIKPENVGIIDNGQVLKISSKHLAIMDKTIPCGDSYVDGSGIGDIGNVVLNERKLLAGDGVVIIGATIDSKSKASVSLVDIQMRGVLYISEDNPVTKIMQKEVNQILDQSTELFRKNPNKYSLDDVKREIVNKVKALVKQESGKNPMILCIVNEINGNFNLKAVLARSQKSRNYVHKATIPPGKDAKKHQIKSGKNRHQSSKNNPKTKIESKNK from the coding sequence ATGGCTGAAATAAAGTTTATGGCCTTAGGGGGTCAAGATGAACGGGGGAAAAACCTTTTTGTCGTTCAAGTTGACGAGGATTTGTTTGTCTTTGATTGTGGGATTAAGTACCCTGAAAAAGGAATTCTAGGTGTTGATGTTGTAATTCCAAACTTTGATTTTTTAATTAACAATGCCCAACATGTTAAAGGAATTTTCTTATCCAATTCTGCTTCTTATAATGCTGGAGCAGTACAATTTTTATTAAAAGATTTAGATGTTCCTATTTATTGTAATGAAATCACCCAAACAATTCTAAGAATTAAATTAGAACGTTCTGTGTTAAAAAACAAAACCGCTAATTTTAAAATTATTGATGATAAGCAAATTATTGATTTTGGTAAAAACAAACTTGAAACCTTTCGTTTAACTGCTTCTTCACCAAAATCTCTTGGGTTTGCACTGCACACTAGTGAAGGGGTAATTGTTTATGCTGGAGATTACATCATTGATGGGCAAGAGACTTCTTACTTTTCAACTGATTTTAATCACTTAAACAAAATTGCTGATCAAAAAGTTTTAGCTTTAATTGCTGATACTGAGTTTGCTTCAAGAATGTCTTACACAGTGCCAAATCATAAGATTGAGCGTTATATTGCCAGTTCGTTTAAAGAAAAGAAAATCCGGATTGCTATTGGTATTTTTGAAGAAGATATTTTTAAACTTGGTGAAATTGTCAGTCAAGCCAAGCTAAATAACCGAAAAATTGCTATTTATGGTCGAACAATGGCAACAATTTTACAAAATGATATGATTCATGATGATTTTAAAATCACTAATGATGACTTAATGAGTGTTGAAGATTATATGAATTCTGATGATGGTGTTTTAATCATTTCAGGAACTGGTGATGTTCTTTATTCAAAGTTAGCTAAAATTGCGATGGGCAATGATAGTGTAATTGAACTTAGTGAGAAAGATTTAGTCATTCTAGCCACTCCTCCAGCAGCAGGAGTCGAAAAGCGTCACGCTGAAATTTTAGATGAATTAGCAAGAACTGATGCAAAATTAATTGCGTTGAGTGATAAGAATATTTGATCAATGCATGCTAGTTATGAAGATGTGAAGATGTTAAATAACTTGTTTCATCCAAAATACTTTATTCCTGTTAAAGGATTATACAAAGAGTTTTTAAAAGGCGAAGCAGCAGCAGTTGAGGCTGGGATTAAGCCTGAAAATGTGGGAATTATTGACAATGGTCAAGTTTTAAAAATTAGTAGTAAACATTTAGCAATTATGGATAAAACAATTCCTTGTGGCGATAGTTATGTTGATGGATCAGGAATTGGTGATATTGGTAATGTCGTTTTAAATGAACGAAAATTACTTGCTGGGGATGGTGTAGTGATTATTGGGGCCACAATTGATAGCAAGAGCAAAGCTTCGGTTTCTTTAGTTGATATTCAGATGCGCGGAGTGCTTTATATTAGTGAAGATAATCCAGTTACAAAAATCATGCAAAAAGAAGTTAATCAAATTCTTGATCAATCAACAGAGTTGTTTAGAAAGAATCCTAATAAATATAGTTTAGATGATGTTAAACGTGAGATTGTTAATAAAGTAAAGGCGTTGGTTAAACAAGAATCTGGGAAAAATCCGATGATTTTGTGTATTGTTAATGAAATTAATGGTAATTTCAACTTGAAAGCAGTCTTGGCACGTTCACAGAAGTCTCGAAATTATGTCCATAAAGCAACAATTCCACCAGGAAAAGATGCTAAAAAGCACCAAATTAAATCAGGAAAGAATCGTCATCAATCTTCTAAAAATAATCCTAAAACAAAAATTGAGTCAAAAAATAAGTAA